From the genome of Neisseria sp. oral taxon 014 str. F0314:
TGTATCCCGTTTGGGCAAATTCCCGCTGCCGGTGGAAGTCATCCCCCACGCGCGTTCGCTGGTGTCGCGCAAGCTGGTGGCGATGGGCGGCGAACCGGAACTGCGCGTCGGTTTCACCACTTTCAACGGCAATCAGATTGTAGACGTACACGGCCTGCACATCGACCGTCCGGTCAGCATGGAAGACGAAATCAACCGCATTACCGGCGTAGTGGAAAACGGCATCTTCGGCCATAACGCCGCCGACGTGCTGATATTGGGTACCGAACAGGGCGCGAAAGTCATCCTGCCCGGCCAAAACTGACTTGAATCCGATAATGCCTGAAAAATCAGTTTAAAAACAGGATAGGCCGTCTGAAAATTTTTCAGACGGCCTGATTGTTCAAATATCATACGGAGAAAACCCGATTATGTTCAAAAAGGCCGCAATCATCATCGCATTGCTCGGTGTGCTCGGCAGCGGGCAGACGGAATGGCTGGACACGGGCCTTGCCGCCGCACGGAAAATCAGCGGCGCCGTTCCCGAAGACCTGACCGAACTGCTGTCGTCCGTAGTACGGCAAAAACAGCCGGAGCGCAGAAAGAGCATAAGCAAACAGGCCTATACCGGCCGCGTAAGCTCCGTATCCGACGGCGACACCCTGCACGTTACCGACAGCGACGGCCTCAAACATAAAATCCGCTTGGCCTATATCGACGCGCCCGAATTGCAGCAGGCTTACGGCACCCGTTCGCATCAAAACCTGAAAAGGGTGGCGGACGGCGAAAACGTGAATGTTACCGTTTTCGAGCTTGACCGCTACGGGCGGGAAGTCGCGCAGGTCCGCATGGACGGCGAGGACTTGAACCTGATGCAGATTCGGGATGGCGCGGCATGGCATTACAATGCCTATGCCGCGAAAAAACAGAAAAAAACGGACTACGCCGCCTATGCCGCCGCCCAGGAAAATGCGCGGCAGAGCCGCAACGGATTGTGGAACGGGCTGCATCCGCAGGCGCCGTGGGATTACCGTCGGGAACAGCGCGAAGTGCAGAACGGGCAGGGCGGCGGTAGGAAAAAACAGCAGGATAAAGAGTGGTTTAACCTTTGGTAGGCAGGGATATGCAGCCGTTTGTTTTCAAGGATGCAAAGGCCGTTACTTGCCAATCCGGCTAAAACGCCGAGAGGCCGTCTGAAACTGGATTTCAGACGGCCTCTCGCTATCATCGGCTCCTTTAGTGCCTTTGGCTTGCGGGGTATTCCCGATTCAAGCCTCTTCTTCCGCTTTGCTGCGGATAATCAGCAGCGGCAGGTGGCTCTGACGCATGACAGTTTCGGCAAAGCTGCCCATCAGGAGGTGCATCAGGCCGGTGCGGCCGTGGGTACCCAATACCAGAAGGTCGGCCCCGTTTTCATCGGCGTAATCCACCAAATCCTGCGCCATTTCGCGCGCGCCTTTGTTGGCGACGAGCAGGTACTTCACAACATCGGTCACGCCGTATCCCGCCGCCGTTTTCTCCGCGAAGTCCAAAACTTCGTTGCCTTGCGCCACCGCAGCGGCTTCATAGCTTTCGTGCTGGAGGAATTCGGGCGCGAGCGCCATGTATTCGGCCGGATTGGCCACATGGACCAGCGACAGGCGGGCTTGGACCGAGCTTGCCAGATCGGCTGCATGTTTCAACGCATTCAGAGCGGTTTCGCTGCCGTCGACAGCAACAACTAAATGTTTGTACATATTCATTCTCCTTGGCGCACCGCATCAAGCGGCAGGGTTGTAAAGTGAGTTTCGATTATGGCTGTTATTTCCGCATTGTGCAACAGCCCCCGCGCTTTCAAGTATAATGCGTCCGAACAATATTTCCAGCCCTTTCCTACCGATTTTTGACCCACCGCAAGGCAGAATATGTCCGATACCGATTTCTTGTTTTCACGCCGTTTCGGCGGCATCGCGCGGCTGTACGGCGACGATGCGCTGCAACGTTTCCGCAAGGCGCATGTCTGCGTGGTCGGCGTGGGCGGCGTCGGTTCGTGGGCGGTCGAGGCGCTGGCGCGCACGGGTATCGGCCGGCTGACCCTGATTGACTTGGACAATGTGGCCGAGTCCAACGTCAACCGCCAGCTCCATGCGCTGACCGACGATTTCGGCAAGCCGAAGGTAACGGCGCTGCACGAACGCATCCTGCAAATCAACCCGCAGTGCGAGGTGGAGGAAATCGAGGATTTTGTGGATGAAGACAATCTGGAAACGCTTTTCAGACGGCCTTTCGACTTCGTTATCGACGCCATCGACCAGGTGCGCGTGAAAGCGGCGATGGCCGCATATTTCGTGCGCAGCGGCCGGCCTTTCATCATCAGCGGCGGCGCGGGCGGGCAGAAAAATCCCGCGCTTATCCGCACCGCCGATTTGTCTAAGGTAACGCACGACCCGCTGTTGGCCAACCTGCGCTACACGCTGCGCAAGCGTTACGGCTTCAGCCGCGACACGAAAGAAAAAATGCGCGTGCCGTGCGTTTATTCCACCGAAAACATCACGCCGCCGCAATCGGGCGGCGCGTGTGCGGCGGACACGTCGCCGCAGGGATTGTCGTGCGCGGGTTACGGGGCGAGTATGCTGGTAACGGCAACGTTCGGCCTG
Proteins encoded in this window:
- a CDS encoding thermonuclease family protein; this encodes MFKKAAIIIALLGVLGSGQTEWLDTGLAAARKISGAVPEDLTELLSSVVRQKQPERRKSISKQAYTGRVSSVSDGDTLHVTDSDGLKHKIRLAYIDAPELQQAYGTRSHQNLKRVADGENVNVTVFELDRYGREVAQVRMDGEDLNLMQIRDGAAWHYNAYAAKKQKKTDYAAYAAAQENARQSRNGLWNGLHPQAPWDYRREQREVQNGQGGGRKKQQDKEWFNLW
- a CDS encoding universal stress protein — protein: MYKHLVVAVDGSETALNALKHAADLASSVQARLSLVHVANPAEYMALAPEFLQHESYEAAAVAQGNEVLDFAEKTAAGYGVTDVVKYLLVANKGAREMAQDLVDYADENGADLLVLGTHGRTGLMHLLMGSFAETVMRQSHLPLLIIRSKAEEEA
- a CDS encoding tRNA threonylcarbamoyladenosine dehydratase; the encoded protein is MSDTDFLFSRRFGGIARLYGDDALQRFRKAHVCVVGVGGVGSWAVEALARTGIGRLTLIDLDNVAESNVNRQLHALTDDFGKPKVTALHERILQINPQCEVEEIEDFVDEDNLETLFRRPFDFVIDAIDQVRVKAAMAAYFVRSGRPFIISGGAGGQKNPALIRTADLSKVTHDPLLANLRYTLRKRYGFSRDTKEKMRVPCVYSTENITPPQSGGACAADTSPQGLSCAGYGASMLVTATFGLYCAQAAVDAVAAGMRPSENIGKGKTR